In Fulvia fulva chromosome 10, complete sequence, a single window of DNA contains:
- a CDS encoding MFS gliotoxin efflux transporter gliA yields MDQRTDLRSQHTSFAKPTFLLAVLIFEVGSLICAVSQDSKTLIIGRAIAGLGAGGVSGGVHLIVGLSCRPSRAPLLLGIVGASFAIARVVGPLLGGVFTEHLSWRWCLYINLPIGGVAAAVIFFYYTTPPHAKSAEASLGEKILQMDLGGAALIPGAVTCFLLGLQWGGITKSWQDSTVIGTLTGSGLLLVAFTALEIYLGERAALIPRIVRQKTVALAMVYQTDLTGCFFSFLYYLPIYFQSVSGMNAADSGVRTIPLVAGAGVFSIVVGMVITLTRDYQLLVLIGCTMVTIGAGLMYTLDQNSTSAQWIGYQVLEGIGLGCTMQVRSPRHGPSQFLAGC; encoded by the exons ATGGACCAGCGGACTGACCTCCGTAGCCAGCACACGAGCTTCGCAAAGCCTACTTTCTTGCTAGCCGTCCTCATCTTTGAGGTCGGTAGCCTCATTTGCGCTGTTTCTCAAGACTCCAAAACTTTGATCATTGGCCGCGCCATTGCGGGACTGGGTGCAGGAGGCGTATCTGGAGGAGTGCATCTCATCGTCGGGCTGAGTTGTCGGCCGTCGCGCGCGCCATTGTTGCTTGGTATCGTAGGGGCCAGCTTTGCAATAGCTCGTGTGGTTGGGCCACTACTTGGCGGTGTCTTCACGGAGCATCTCTCTTGGCGATGGTGCCTCTACA TCAACTTGCCGATTGGCGGAGTGGCAGCAGCCGTCATATTCTTCTACTACACAACTCCACCACACGCCAAGTCAGCAGAGGCTTCTTTGGGAGAGAAGATCCTGCAGATGGACCTCGGCGGTGCAGCGCTCATCCCTGGGGCAGTCACATGCTTCTTACTGGGACTACAGTGGGGCGGCATAACCAAATCTTGGCAAGACTCTACAGTCATAGGCACACTCACCGGATCTGGCCTTCTGCTTGTGGCCTTTACCGCGCTCGAAATCTACCTGGGTGAACGAGCCGCGCTGATACCACGAATCGTCAGGCAGAAGACGGTGGCACTAGCGATGGTATACCAGACAGACCTAACTGGATGCTTCTTTTCATTCCTATACTACCTGCCAATCTACTTTCAGTCAGTCTCAGGAATGAATGCTGCCGACTCAGGCGTCCGAACCATACCGCTAGTCGCCGGAGCTGGAGTCTTCTCGATTGTCGTCGGCATGGTCATAACTCTCACGCGCGACTACCAGCTACTGGTCCTCATTGGCTGTACAATGGTCACAATTGGCGCTGGCCTGATGTACACCCTCGACCAGAATAGTACCAGTGCGCAATGGATAGGCTACCAGGTTCTGGAAGGTATTGGCTTGGGATGTACCATGCAGGTAAGGAGTCCCAGACATGGACCAAGTCAATTCCTCGCTGGTTGTTGA
- a CDS encoding Transcription factor sdnS, producing the protein MSDIFKKRSSWWALYRETLGLVWTDPDRDTLKSFALQALKDGHPTQIGLLLVSFAISTGDAQKYLPPVERHILHSNDWAGSEYGMSCLVALGLCYMSSLQPRRAWMVYRRAISLLQLNGLHIRRKTEKQELLFWQLFHADRWVSLMIGLPYMVPDHFCDATVAPLSQLGPSIWSYRKLGLVTARVIDCLQAVKGPMLSVALQIEDELEEIQAQLPAQYLDLADIKACADSDDKLTRLYRVIHYYQLKIYIHLPFLLRSAHEAKYEYSRKSCIDDSRKLVEAYLEIFDASPSAAFDGLVLNFVAFTATVVVLLGLTGYGRSEGSQYVLPQAQVEHDWQIIYRVETALEEGAHTEPAQLLCKKCFTALDSLMLSALGQGGKNPRQVIIPYFGTLSLTRTNLSSTLTPSNGHNVHPAVRPDNTGARAKIHIERTAATSQIPQAPLLRNTYPADHAESYTLLGALAIPGV; encoded by the exons ATGTCCGATATCTTCAAGAAACGCAGCTCTTGGTGGGCATTATATCGCGAGACGCTCGGCCTTGTTTGGACAGATCCAGACCGCGACACACTCAAGTCCTTTGCTCTCCAAGCACTGAAAGATGGCCATCCCACTCAGATTGGTCTCCTATTGGTCAGCTTTGCGATCAGTACTGGAGATGCACAGAAATATTTGCCACCCGTGGAGCGACATATCCTACACAGCAACGACTGGGCTGGAAGCGAATATGGCATGAGCTGCCTCGTAGCACTTGGACTGTGCTATATGAGCTCCCTCCAGCCTCGCAGGGCGTGGATGGTGTATCGACGGGCGATCAGTCTGCTGCAGTTGAATGGTCTCCACATCAGACGAAAGACGGAGAAGCAAGAGCTGCTCTTCTGGCAACTCTTTCATGCCGACAGATGGGTCAGTCTGATGATCGGCTTGCCGTATATGGTCCCAGATCACTTCTGTGATGCGACTGTGGCCCCATTGTCGCAGCTAGGACCCTCCATATGGTCGTACAGGAAGCTCGGCTTGGTGACTGCGCGAGTCATTGACTGTCTTCAGGCTGTCAAAGGACCGATGCTCTCGGTCGCCCTCCAGATCGAAGATGAGCTGGAAGAGATCCAAGCTCAGCTGCCTGCTCAGTACCTGGATCTGGCTGACATCAAAGCCTGTGCGGACAGTGATGACAAGCTGACCAGACTCTATCGAGTGATTCACTACTACCAGCTGAAGATATACATCCACCTCCCTTTTCTCCTCCGATCGGCCCATGAGGCGAAGTACGAATACAGTCGCAAGAGCTGCATAGACGATTCCAGGAAGCTTGTGGAAGCATATCTGGAAATCTTCGACGCCTCGCCGAGCGCTGCGTTCGATGGACTTGTGCTGAACTTCGTCGCTTTCACTGCCACTGTCGTCGTGCTGCTGGGTCTTACCGGCTATGGTCGTTCTGAGGGATCGCAGTATGTGCTCCCGCAAGCTCAAGTGGAACACGACTGGCAGATCATATATCGAGTTGAGACTGCACTCGAGGAGGGTGCACATACTGAGCCTGCTCAGCTTTTATGCAAGAAGTGCTTCACTGCACTTGATTCTCTGATGCTAAGCGCTCTTGGCCAGGGTGGCAAAAATCCTCGACAAGTTATCATACCATACTTCGGGACACTCTCGCTCACGCGCACGAATTTGAGCAGCACGTTGACCCCATCCAACGGGCACAATGTCCACCCTGCCGTCAGACCAGACAATACCGGTGCCCGAGCGAAGATTCACATCGAGAGGACAGCAGCAACAAGCCAGATCCCGCAAGCTCCC CTCCTACGTAACACATATCCTGCCGATCATGCGGAAAGCTATACATTGCTCGGTGCACTCGCAATCCCAGGCGTGTGA